The following are encoded in a window of Procambarus clarkii isolate CNS0578487 chromosome 33, FALCON_Pclarkii_2.0, whole genome shotgun sequence genomic DNA:
- the LOC138370770 gene encoding mucin-4-like: MEVRFIEKGTSSLRLLKFESLVLWVATAWYSTEFGQVRIFENVAFYITLETTAGAHSWSPQLEPTAGTPQLEPTGGAHSWSPQLEPHRWSPQVEPTVEPRWSPQLEPHSWRPQLEPRAGAPQLEPTAEAPQLEPTTGAPQLEPHSWSPQLEPHSWSPQLEPTAGAHSWSPQLELTTGAQNWSPQLEPTTGAHSCSPQLESTAAGHNWSPQLEPTTAAHSWSPQLQPTTGAHSCSPQLEPTTGAHNWSPQLQPTTGAHSCSPQLQPTAAAHSCSPQLQPTAAAHSCSPQLQLAHNWSPQLEPTTGAHSWSPQLEPTAAAHNWSPQLQPTAAQPTTGAHSCSPQLEPTAAAHNWSPQLQPTAAAHSCSPQLEPTAAAHSCSPQLEPTAAAHNWSPQLEPTTGAHSWSLQLEPTTGAHSWNPQLEPILEPTAGAHNWSPQLEPTTGAHSCSPQLEPTTRAHNWSPQLEPTAAAHNWSPQLEPTTGAHSCSPQLEPTAAAHSCSPQLEPTAAAHNWSPQLQPTTGAHSCSPQLEPTAAAHSCSPQLQPTTGAHGWSPQLQPTAAAHSCSPQLQPTAAAHNWSPQLEPTTGAHSWSLQLEPTTGAHSWNPQLEPIAGAYSWSPQLEPTLEPTAEAPQLEPTTGAPQLEPRTGAHSCSQQQEPTSGAHSWTPQLQPTAGDHSWSPHLQATAGAHSWSPTAGAPQLETTAGAQSWSPRLEPHSRSSQLEPHSWSPQLEPTAAAPQLQPHSCSPTAGAHSWSPQLQPHSCSPTAAAPQLEPTAAAPQPEEPPAYSASSLHYLQLTVPPAHSAFSLQCLQLTVLSGLHYLQLTVLPAYSASSLQCLQLTVLPAYSASSFQSLQFTVLPAYSASSFQCFQLTVPPASSASSLQCLQLTVPPAYTASSLQCFQLTIPPAYSASSLQCLQLTVPPAYSASSLQCFQLTVPPASSASSLQCFQLTVPPAYSASSLQCLQLTVPPAYSASSLQCPQLPVPPAYSASSLQCFQLTVPPAYSASSLQCLQLTVSPAYSDPAYSASSLQCFQLTLPPAYSASSLQCLQLTVPPAYSASSLQCFQLTVPPASNASSLQCFQLTVPPAYSASSLQCLQLTVPPAYSASSLQCFQLTVPQLPVPPDYSASSLQCFQLTLPPANSASSLHCLQLPVLPAYMPPAYSASSLHCLQLTVPPAYTASSLHCLQLTVPPAYSASSLQCLQLTVPPAYSASSFQCLQLPVPPAYSASSLQCFQLTVPPAYSASSLQCLQLTVPPAYSASSLQCPQLTVPPAYSASSLQCLKLTVPPAYSASSLQCPQLTVPPAYSASSLQCLQLTVLPACSASSLQCLQLTVPPAYSASRLQCFQLTVPPAYSASSLQCLQITLPPAYSAYSLQCLQLTVPPAYSASSLQCFQLTVPPAYTASSLQCFQLTLPPAYSASSLQCLQLTVLPAYSASSLQCLQLTVPPAYTASSLYASSFQSLQFTVLPAYSTSSLQFLQLTVLSAYSASSFQCLQLTVPPAFSASSLQCLQLTVLPAYTTSSLQCFQLTVPPAYSASSLQCLQLTVLPAYSASSFQCLQFIVLPAYSASSFQCLQLTVPPAYSASSLQCLQLTVLAAYSAPASSASSLQCLQLTVPPAYSASSFQCFQLTVPPAYSASSLQCLQLTVPPAYSASSLQCLQLTVLPAYSAPSLQCLQLTVPPAYSASSLQCFQLTVPQLTVPPAYSASSLQCLQLTVPPAYSASSLQCFQLTVPPAYSASSLQCFQITVLPAYSASSLQCLQLTGPPAYTASSLQCFQLTVPPAYSASSLQCLQLTVPPAYSASSLQCFQLTVPPAYTASSLQCFQLTLPPAYTASSLQCFQLTLPPAYSASSLQCLQLTLTVHLAYTASSFQCFQLTVPPAYTASSLHCLQLTVLPAYSASSFQCLQLTVPPAYSASSLQCPQLSVPPAYSASSLQCLQLTVPPAYSASSLQCPQLTVPPAYSASSLQCLQLTVLPAYSAPAYSASSLQCLQLTVPPAYSASSLQCCQLTVPPAYSASSLQCFQITVLPAYSASSLQCLQLTVPPAYTASSLQCFQLTVPPAYSASSLQCLQLTVPPAYSASSLQCFQLTVPPAYTASSLQCFELTLAPAYTASSLQCFQLTLPPAYRASSLQCLQLTLPPAYTASSLQCFQLTVPPAYTASSLHCLQLTLPPAYSASSLQCFQLTLPPAYSASSLHCLQLPVLPAYSASSLHCLQLTLPPAYTASILQCFQLTVPPAFTASSLHCLQLTVPPTYSASSLHCLQLTLPPAYTASSLHCLYLTVPPAYSASSLHCLQLTVKRSPQALQPTSKEYHQRHMLDWPT; encoded by the exons CTGGAGACCACAGCTGGAGCCCACAGCTGGAGCCCACAGTTGGAGCCCACAGCTGGAACCCCACAGCTGGAGCCCACAGGTGGAGCCCACAGCTGGAGCCCACAGCTGGAGCCCCACAGGTGGAGCCCACAGGTGGAGCCCACAGTGGAGCCAAGGTGGAGCCCACAGCTGGAGCCCCACAGCTGGAGACCACAGCTGGAGCCCAGAGCTGGAGCCCCACAGCTGGAGCCCACAGCTGAAGCCCCACAGCTGGAGCCCACAACTGGAGCCCCACAGCTGGAGCCCCACAGCTGGAGCCCACAACTGGAGCCCCACAGCTGGAGCCCACAGCTGGAGCCCACAGCTGGAGCCCACAGTTGGAGCCCACAGCTGGAGCTCACAACTGGAGCCCAAAACTGGAGCCCACAACTGGAGCCCACAACTGGAGCCCACAGCTGCAGCCCACAACTGGAGTCCACAGCTGCAGGCCACAACTGGAGCCCACAACTGGAGCCCACAACTGCAGCCCACAGCTGGAGCCCACAGCTGCAGCCCACAACTGGAGCCCACAGCTGCAGCCCACAACTGGAGCCCACAACTGGAGCCCACAACTGGAGCCCACAGCTGCAGCCCACAACTGGAGCCCACAGCTGCAGCCCACAGCTGCAGCCCACAGCTGCAGCCCACAGCTGCAGCCCACAGCTGCAGCCCACAGCTGCAGCCCACAGCTGCAGCCCACAGCTGCAGCTAGCCCACAACTGGAGCCCACAGCTGGAGCCCACAACTGGAGCCCACAGCTGGAGCCCACAACTGGAGCCCACAGCTGCAGCCCACAACTGGAGCCCACAGCTGCAGCCCACAGCTGCGCAGCCCACAACTGGAGCCCACAGCTGCAGCCCACAACTGGAGCCCACAGCTGCAGCCCACAACTGGAGCCCACAGCTGCAGCCCACAGCTGCAGCCCACAGCTGCAGCCCACAACTGGAGCCCACAGCTGCAGCCCACAGCTGCAGCCCACAGCTGGAGCCCACAGCTGCAGCCCACAACTGGAGTCCACAGCTGGAGCCCACAACTGGAGCCCATAGCTGGAGCCTACAGCTGGAGCCCACAACTGGAGCCCACAGCTGGAATCCACAACTGGAGCCCATA CTGGAGCCTACAGCTGGAGCCCACAACTGGAGCCCACAACTGGAGCCCACAACTGGAGCCCACAGCTGCAGCCCACAACTGGAGCCCACAACTAGAGCTCACAACTGGAGCCCACAACTGGAGCCCACAGCTGCAGCCCACAACTGGAGCCCACAGCTGGAGCCCACAACTGGAGCCCACAGCTGCAGCCCACAACTGGAGCCCACAGCTGCAGCCCACAGCTGCAGCCCACAACTGGAGCCCACAGCTGCAGCCCACAACTGGAGCCCACAGCTGCAGCCTACAACTGGAGCCCACAGCTGCAGCCCACAACTGGAGCCCACAGCTGCAGCCCACAGCTGCAGCCCACAGCTGCAGCCCACAACTGGAGCCCACGGCTGGAGCCCACAGCTGCAGCCCACAGCTGCAGCCCACAGCTGCAGCCCACAGCTGCAGCCCACAGCTGCAGCCCACAACTGGAGTCCACAGCTGGAGCCCACAACTGGAGCCCATAGCTGGAGCCTACAGCTGGAGCCCACAACTGGAGCCCACAGCTGGAATCCACAACTGGAGCCCATAGCTGGAGCCTACAGCTGGAGCCCACAACTGGAGCCCACA CTGGAGCCCACAGCTGAAGCCCCACAGCTGGAGCCCACAACTGGAGCCCCACAGCTGGAGCCCAGAACTGGAGCCCACAGCTGCAGCCAACAACAGGAGCCTACATCTGGAGCTCACAGCTGGACCCCACAGCTGCAGCCCACAGCTGGAGACCACAGCTGGAGCCCACACCTGCAGGCCACCGCTGGAGCCCACAGCTGGAGCCCCACAGCTGGAGCCCCACAGCTGGAGACCACAGCTGGAGCCCAGAGCTGGAGCCCACGACTGGAGCCCCACAGCAGGAGCTCACAGCTGGAGCCCCACAGCTGGAGCCCACAGCTGGAGCCCACAGCTGCAGCCCCACAGCTGCAGCCCCACAGCTGCAGCCCCACAGCTGGAGCCCACAGCTGGAGCCCACAGCTGCAGCCCCACAGCTGCAGCCCCACAGCTGCAGCCCCACAGCTGGAGCCCACAGCTGCAGCCCCACAGCCTGAAG AGCCTCCAGCTTACAGTGCTTCCAGCTTACACTACCTCCAGCTTACAGTTCCTCCAGCTCACAGTGCTTTCAGCTTACAGTGCCTCCAGCTTACAGTGCTTTCAGGCTTACACTACCTCCAGCTTACAGTGCTTCCAGCTTATAGTGCCTCCAGCTTACAGTGCCTCCAGCTTACAGTGCTTCCAGCTTACAGTGCCTCCAGCTTCCAGAGCCTCCAGTTTACAGTGCTTCCAGCTTACAGTGCCTCCAGCTTCCAGTGCTTCCAGCTTACAGTGCCTCCAGCTTCCAGTGCCTCCAGCTTACAGTGCCTCCAGCTTACAGTGCCTCCAGCTTACACTGCCTCCAGCTTACAGTGCTTCCAGCTTACAATACCTCCAGCTTACAGTGCTTCCAGCTTACAGTGCCTCCAGCTTACAGTGCCTCCAGCTTACAGTGCCTCCAGCTTACAGTGCTTCCAGCTTACAGTGCCTCCAGCTTCCAGTGCCTCCAGTTTACAGTGCTTCCAGCTTACAGTGCCTCCAGCTTACAGTGCCTCCAGCTTACAGTGCCTCCAGCTTACAGTGCCTCCAGCTTACAGTGCTTCCAGCTTACAGTGCCCCCAGCTTCCAGTGCCTCCAGCTTACAGTGCCTCCAGCTTACAGTGCTTCCAGCTTACAGTGCCCCCAGCTTACAGTGCCTCCAGCTTACAGTGCCTCCAGCTTACAGTGTCTCCAGCTTACAGTGACCCAGCTTACAGTGCCTCCAGCTTACAGTGCTTCCAGCTTACACTACCTCCAGCTTACAGTGCTTCCAGCTTACAGTGCCTCCAGCTTACAGTGCCTCCAGCTTACAGTGCCTCCAGCTTACAGTGCTTCCAGCTTACAGTGCCTCCAGCTTCCAATGCCTCCAGTTTACAGTGCTTCCAGCTTACAGTGCCTCCAGCTTACAGTGCCTCCAGCTTACAGTGCCTCCAGCTTACAGTGCCTCCAGCTTACAGTGCCTCCAGCTTACAGTGCTTCCAGCTTACAGTGCCCCAGCTTCCAGTGCCTCCAGATTACAGTGCTTCTAGCTTACAGTGCTTCCAGCTTACACTGCCTCCAGCTAACAGTGCATCCAGCTTACACTGCCTCCAGCTTCCAGTGCTTCCAGCTTACA TGCCTCCAGCTTACAGTGCTTCTAGCTTACACTGCCTCCAGCTTACAGTGCCTCCAGCTTACACTGCCTCCAGCTTACACTGCCTCCAGCTTACAGTGCCTCCAGCTTACAGTGCCTCCAGCTTACAGTGCCTCCAGCTTACAGTGCCTCCAGCTTACAGTGCTTCCAGCTTTCAGTGCCTCCAGCTTCCAGTGCCTCCAGCTTACAGTGCTTCCAGCTTACAGTGCTTCCAGCTTACAGTGCCCCCAGCTTACAGTGCCTCCAGCTTACAGTGCCTCCAGCTTACAGTGCCTCCAGCTTACAGTGCTTCCAGCTTACAGTGCCCCCAGCTTACAGTGCCTCCAGCTTACAGTGCCTCCAGCTTACAGTGCCTCAAGCTTACAGTGCCTCCAGCTTACAGTGCTTCCAGCTTACAGTGCCCCCAGCTTACAGTGCCTCCAGCTTACAGTGCCTCCAGCTTACAGTGCCTCCAGCTTACAGTGCTTCCAGCTTGCAGTGCTTCCAGCTTACAGTGCCTCCAGCTTACAGTGCCTCCAGCTTACAGTGCTTCCAGATTACAGTGCTTCCAGCTTACAGTGCCTCCAGCTTACAGTGCCTCCAGCTTACAGTGCCTCCAGATTACACTGCCTCCAGCTTACAGTGCTTATAGCTTACAGTGCCTCCAGCTTACAGTGCCTCCAGCTTACAGTGCCTCCAGCTTACAGTGCTTCCAGCTTACAGTGCCTCCAGCTTACACTGCCTCCAGCTTACAGTGCTTCCAGCTTACACTACCTCCAGCTTACAGTGCTTCCAGCTTACAGTGCCTCCAGCTTACAGTGCTTCCAGCTTACAGTGCCTCCAGCTTACAGTGCCTCCAGCTTACAGTGCCTCCAGCTTACACTGCCTCCAGCTTATA TGCCTCCAGCTTCCAGAGCCTCCAGTTTACAGTGCTTCCAGCTTACAGTACCTCCAGCTTACAGTTCCTCCAGCTTACAGTGCTTTCAGCTTACAGTGCCTCCAGCTTCCAGTGCCTCCAGCTTACAGTGCCTCCAGCTTTCAGTGCTTCCAGCTTACAGTGCCTCCAGCTTACAGTGCTTCCAGCTTACACTACCTCCAGCTTACAGTGCTTCCAGCTTACAGTGCCTCCAGCTTACAGTGCCTCCAGCTTACAGTGCCTCCAGCTTACAGTGCTTCCAGCTTACAGTGCCTCCAGCTTCCAGTGCCTCCAGTTTATAGTGCTTCCAGCTTACAGTGCCTCCAGCTTCCAGTGCCTCCAGCTTACAGTGCCTCCAGCTTACAGTGCCTCCAGCTTACAGTGCCTCCAGCTTACAGTGCTTGCAGCTTACAGTGCCCCAGCTTCCAGTGCCTCCAGCTTACAGTGCCTCCAGCTTACAGTGCCTCCAGCTTACAGTGCCTCCAGCTTCCAGTGCTTCCAGCTTACAGTGCCCCCAGCTTACAGTGCCTCCAGCTTACAGTGCCTCCAGCTTACAGTGCCTCCAGCTTACAGTGCCTCCAGCTTACAGTGCCTCCAGCTTACTGTGCTTCCAGCTTACAGTGCCCCCAGCTTACAGTGCCTCCAGCTTACAGTGCCTCCAGCTTACAGTGCCTCCAGCTTACAGTGCTTCCAGCTTACAGTGCCCCAGCTTACAGTGCCTCCAGCTTACAGTGCCTCCAGCTTACAGTGCCTCCAGCTTACAGTGCCACCAGCTTACAGTGCTTCCAGCTTGCAGTGCTTCCAGCTTACAGTGCCTCCAGCTTACAGTGCCTCCAGCTTACAGTGTTTTCAGATTACAGTGCTTCCAGCTTACAGTGCCTCCAGCTTACAGTGCCTCCAGCTTACAGGGCCTCCAGCTTACACTGCCTCCAGCTTACAGTGCTTCCAGCTTACAGTGCCTCCAGCTTACAGTGCCTCCAGCTTACAGTGCCTCCAGCTTACAGTGCCTCCAGCTTACAGTGCCTCCAGCTTACAGTGCTTCCAGCTTACAGTGCCTCCAGCTTACACTGCCTCCAGCTTACAGTGCTTCCAGCTTACACTGCCTCCAGCTTACACTGCCTCCAGCTTACAGTGCTTCCAGCTTACACTACCTCCAGCTTACAGTGCTTCCAGCTTACAGTGCCTCCAGCTTACA CTAACAGTGCATCTAGCTTACACTGCCTCCAGCTTCCAGTGCTTCCAGCTTACAGTGCCTCCAGCTTACACTGCCTCCAGCTTACACTGCCTCCAGCTTACAGTACTTCCAGCTTACAGTGCCTCCAGCTTCCAGTGCCTCCAGCTTACAGTGCCTCCAGCTTACAGTGCCTCCAGCTTACAGTGCCCCCAGCTTTCAGTGCCTCCAGCTTACAGTGCCTCCAGCTTACAGTGCCTCCAGCTTACAGTGCCTCCAGCTTACAGTGCTTCCAGCTTACAGTGCCCCCAGCTTACAGTGCCTCCAGCTTACAGTGCCTCCAGCTTACAGTGCCTCCAGCTTACAGTGCTTCCAGCTTACAGTGCCCCAGCTTACAGTGCCTCCAGCTTACAGTGCCTCCAGCTTACAGTGCCTCCAGCTTACAGTGCTTCCAGCTTGCAGTGCTGCCAGCTTACAGTGCCTCCAGCTTACAGTGCCTCCAGCTTACAGTGCTTCCAGATTACAGTGCTTCCAGCTTACAGTGCCTCCAGCTTACAGTGCCTCCAGCTTACAGTACCTCCAGCTTACACTGCCTCCAGCTTACAGTGCTTCCAGCTTACAGTGCCTCCAGCTTACAGTGCCTCCAGCTTACAGTGCCTCCAGCTTACAGTGCCTCCAGCTTACAGTGCCTCCAGCTTACAGTGCTTCCAGCTTACAGTGCCTCCAGCTTACACTGCCTCCAGCTTACAGTGCTTCGAGCTTACACTGGCTCCAGCTTACACTGCCTCCAGCTTACAGTGCTTCCAGCTTACACTACCTCCAGCTTACAGAGCTTCCAGCTTACAGTGCCTCCAGCTTACACTGCCTCCAGCTTACACTGCCTCCAGCTTACAGTGCTTCCAGCTTACAGTGCCTCCAGCTTACACTGCCTCCAGCTTACACTGCCTCCAGCTTACACTGCCTCCAGCTTACAGTGCTTCTAGCTTACAGTGCTTCCAGCTTACACTGCCTCCAGCTTACAGTGCATCCAGCTTGCACTGCCTCCAGCTTCCAGTGCTTCCAGCTTACAGTGCCTCCAGCTTACACTGCCTCCAGCTTACACTGCCTCCAGCTTACACTGCCTCCATCTTACAGTGCTTCCAGCTTACAGTGCCTCCAGCTTTCACTGCCTCCAGCTTACACTGCCTCCAGCTTACAGTGCCTCCAACTTACAGTGCTTCTAGCTTACACTGCCTCCAGCTTACACTGCCTCCAGCTTACACTGCCTCCAGCTTACACTGCCTCTATCTTACAGTGCCTCCAGCTTACAGTGCTTCTAGCTTACACTGCCTCCAGCTTACAGTCAAAAGAAGCCCACAAGCCTtacagcccacatcaaaagaatatcatcagcggcatatgctagactggccaacataa